DNA from Mucilaginibacter mallensis:
TGGGGGCATCGTTACTGTTAAAGGTAGGTATGCGCTTAATTAAGATTGACCCCACGCAAGCATCATCATTGGCTAAAGAAGCAGTGGCCGACGGGGTAATGACCAGCAATGCTGATATGCCTGTGTTAAACCACAGCACCACCTTCGCTAACGGTATTTATACCGTGGTTGAGGATGGTGTTGAGCATTTCTTTTTACATAAAACACTGGTATCGGAAATGCAGAATGCAGATGACCCGCGCTTACCTATTTACGGAGCTGTTTACAGTGCACCAGTTTCACAAGGCGGGGTAATTACTGATGATATGCCGGCTGATTTTATTGGTTACAGCTTCTCGAGCAGCGATCCGCAGCCAACGGTGCGGATAAATGCTTCAGTTTTTGGCCAGCAGGCTACGCCGTTCTTTGACTATCAGTATGCCGAAGTTGCATTTTTAGAAGCAGAAGCTGTTGTGCGAGGTTACATCACCGGCGATGCGAATACTTTTTATACTGCAGGTGTAACAGGCCAAATGCAATCACTGGCTTTGTTGCCAACCACCCCAACCATAACCACTGCGCAGATCACCGCTTACCTCACTCAAAACCCACTTCCTGCTACGGCTGAAGCCCAGATAGAAAGGATCAATACAGAATACTGGCTGGCGGCTTTTGCTTTTGATGGGGAAGATGAATACGCCAACTGGCGCCGTACAGGTTACCCGGTGCTAACAGCTAATCCGGGTAGTGTTTCAAAAACTATTCCACGTAAAATGGTATATCCGCAAAGCGAATTTAATTTGAATAATGCCAACGTAAATGCAGCGCTTGCAGCATACGGAAACCAAAATACATTTAACTCCTCAGCCATTGTTTGGTGGGATAAATAATAAAAATTGTTTGGCTGGAAGCATAACCGGTGAATGCCGGTATGCTTTCACTAAGCAATAATGAAGATGATATGAACCTGGTTGTTTTTATCGATTCATTGAAAATACTAACTATGATTAGAATTGGTTAGTTTAGTTTAGTTTGTATTAAGTTGTACATAGCCCGGGCGGGCCCGGGCTATGTTTTTTAGAAAGACCAGGCACAGGCTTGATGCTAAAATATGTTATTGCATAGCTAATTATATTGATGAAAAAGCGGGTGTTTACCTCTAACTTGCCTCATGATTTTGTTTAAAGATTTTGAGAATAATTAATAATAATGAAGATAAAACATACGATTACCCTTTCATTGTTTTTGGCGATAATTTTTGTAAGTATTTGTGCCAAAGCCCAGCAAGCAGTTGTAAAATATCCAATAATACCTTATCCAACATCTTTGACACCCGCAAGCGGGAATTTTA
Protein-coding regions in this window:
- a CDS encoding SusD/RagB family nutrient-binding outer membrane lipoprotein — protein: MKNITYKFLSFLLVTALATSCTKNFEKINSNPDATTTVSSAALLSDALVRTSTVDMESRFNYCHAFMQYGYSSFWSGTTYVISDGPASSLWNNFYTPVLTSLDYLINQTKNDATQASTYAAARIWRVFIFQKLTDFYGDIPYSQSGLALTDKVYTPVYDKQQQIYASLITELRASIALLAANSSQTVQGDQFYSGSASQWKKLGASLLLKVGMRLIKIDPTQASSLAKEAVADGVMTSNADMPVLNHSTTFANGIYTVVEDGVEHFFLHKTLVSEMQNADDPRLPIYGAVYSAPVSQGGVITDDMPADFIGYSFSSSDPQPTVRINASVFGQQATPFFDYQYAEVAFLEAEAVVRGYITGDANTFYTAGVTGQMQSLALLPTTPTITTAQITAYLTQNPLPATAEAQIERINTEYWLAAFAFDGEDEYANWRRTGYPVLTANPGSVSKTIPRKMVYPQSEFNLNNANVNAALAAYGNQNTFNSSAIVWWDK